Proteins encoded in a region of the Streptococcus sanguinis genome:
- the def gene encoding peptide deformylase, with the protein MSVSEKTSVIERLTKPAHLIDMKDIIREGNPTLRAVAEEVSFPLSDQDIILGEKMMQFLKHSQDPVMAEKMGLRGGVGLAAPQLDISKRLIAVLVPNPEDEEGNPPKEAYSLQTLMYNPKIVAHSVQDAALADGEGCLSVDREVPGYVVRHARVTVDYFDKDGQKHRIKLKGYNAIVVQHEIDHINGIMFYDRINEKDPFAVKDGMLVIE; encoded by the coding sequence ATGTCTGTGAGTGAAAAAACATCTGTTATTGAAAGATTAACCAAACCAGCCCATTTAATTGATATGAAGGACATTATCCGCGAGGGCAATCCGACCCTGCGCGCTGTCGCTGAGGAAGTCAGCTTCCCTCTGTCTGATCAGGACATCATTCTGGGCGAGAAGATGATGCAATTTCTCAAGCATTCCCAGGATCCAGTCATGGCAGAAAAAATGGGGCTTCGCGGCGGTGTTGGTCTAGCTGCTCCCCAGCTGGACATTTCCAAACGCTTAATTGCTGTTTTGGTCCCAAATCCTGAGGACGAAGAGGGCAATCCGCCTAAGGAAGCTTATAGTCTGCAAACGCTGATGTACAATCCTAAGATTGTAGCTCACTCCGTTCAGGATGCAGCTTTAGCTGATGGTGAAGGCTGTCTGTCAGTCGATCGAGAAGTACCGGGCTACGTGGTTCGGCATGCGCGAGTGACCGTGGATTACTTTGACAAAGACGGTCAAAAGCATCGTATCAAGCTCAAGGGCTATAACGCAATTGTTGTTCAACATGAAATCGACCATATTAACGGCATCATGTTTTACGACCGCATCAATGAAAAAGACCCATTTGCAGTCAAAGACGGCATGTTGGTGATTGAGTAA
- a CDS encoding MFS transporter — MKKLMEKVSILSLSLILTTAFSISSAQSAMFAFYKGIPESWVELLVSLPSAGIMLMLLFNRVIEKYLTERQMIVSGLLIFSLCGLLPLLNQSYWLMFVSRLVFGMGIGLLNAKAISIVSERYKGQERVRLLGLRGSAEVVGTALLTFGVSRLLPLGWQAAFLVYSFGLVVLVLYLLFVPYNKVSEKQQEQFESTPKLSSQNWQLSLAFAFVAGVIVLTYIAINVRVPGIVEKSGMGTAQTAGVILSLMQLIGIAAGISFASLTRLFRDKLLMLSGLVFGLSQIIIGFSPNLLSLSMATISAGFVYSVGLTTIFYTLSERISAHLLNQATSIVILGCSIGATATTFVLSFIGRFSNAPAFIFSVLGLAMILTSLFVLRFSKEKSGMASES, encoded by the coding sequence ATGAAAAAATTGATGGAAAAGGTGAGTATCCTCTCGCTTTCTTTGATTCTGACGACGGCTTTTTCGATTTCCAGTGCCCAGTCGGCCATGTTTGCTTTTTATAAGGGGATTCCAGAAAGTTGGGTAGAACTTCTAGTTTCTTTGCCTTCGGCTGGGATTATGCTGATGTTGCTGTTTAATAGGGTCATTGAAAAATACCTGACAGAGCGTCAGATGATTGTGAGCGGGCTTCTGATCTTTTCACTTTGCGGACTTCTTCCTCTTCTTAATCAGTCTTACTGGCTTATGTTTGTATCTCGGCTTGTCTTTGGGATGGGAATTGGTCTGCTCAATGCCAAGGCGATTTCGATTGTGAGCGAGCGCTACAAGGGGCAGGAACGCGTTCGGCTTTTAGGACTGAGGGGATCAGCAGAAGTAGTCGGGACAGCCCTCTTGACTTTTGGCGTCAGTCGGCTTCTTCCTCTCGGTTGGCAGGCTGCCTTTCTCGTCTATAGCTTCGGACTGGTGGTCTTGGTGCTATATCTGCTTTTTGTCCCTTATAACAAGGTCTCTGAAAAGCAGCAAGAACAGTTTGAATCGACTCCCAAGCTAAGCAGTCAGAATTGGCAGCTGAGTCTAGCTTTTGCCTTTGTGGCGGGGGTTATTGTGCTGACCTATATTGCCATCAATGTGCGGGTGCCGGGGATTGTAGAGAAGTCTGGCATGGGGACAGCCCAAACTGCAGGCGTGATTCTTTCCTTAATGCAGTTGATTGGGATTGCAGCGGGCATCAGCTTTGCTAGTTTGACCCGTCTTTTTAGAGATAAACTGCTGATGCTTTCTGGTCTGGTTTTTGGACTGAGTCAGATTATCATTGGCTTCTCACCTAATCTCTTGTCACTCAGCATGGCTACTATTAGCGCCGGCTTTGTCTATAGTGTCGGTCTGACGACCATTTTTTACACCCTGTCCGAGCGCATTTCCGCCCACCTCCTCAATCAAGCCACTTCTATCGTGATTTTAGGTTGCAGTATTGGAGCAACGGCCACTACATTTGTCCTCAGTTTCATTGGGAGATTCTCTAACGCCCCAGCCTTTATCTTCAGCGTTTTGGGGCTGGCTATGATTTTGACCTCGCTCTTTGTGCTAAGATTTAGCAAAGAAAAGAGCGGAATGGCTTCAGAAAGTTAG
- a CDS encoding pseudouridine synthase, with the protein MRLDKFLAENGLGSRAQVKQLLKKGLVLVNGRVEKSPKTQIDETADEIVVSGQRLTYEKFVYYLLNKPQGVISATEDDRHKTVLDLLDETARQKEVFPVGRLDIDTHGLLLLTNNGKLAHAMLSPKKHVEKIYRAQVAGLMNQADVERFAAGIELKDFTCQPAQLKILELDEAKETSLVEITLAEGKFHQVKRMVAACGKEVTDLQRLTMGPLQLDPALALGEWRRLTEIEMLSLEIFGVEL; encoded by the coding sequence ATGCGTCTGGATAAATTTTTAGCAGAAAATGGTCTGGGCTCACGCGCTCAGGTCAAGCAGCTTCTAAAGAAAGGGCTGGTTTTGGTCAATGGCAGAGTAGAGAAATCACCTAAGACCCAGATTGATGAGACAGCAGATGAGATTGTCGTTTCTGGCCAAAGGTTGACCTATGAAAAATTCGTTTACTACCTTCTCAACAAGCCGCAGGGAGTCATTTCGGCGACAGAGGATGACCGTCATAAGACAGTTCTGGACTTGCTAGACGAGACTGCCCGTCAGAAAGAAGTTTTTCCTGTCGGCCGTTTGGATATTGATACCCACGGCCTTCTCCTTCTGACCAATAATGGCAAGCTAGCCCATGCCATGCTGTCACCCAAAAAGCACGTCGAAAAAATCTACCGAGCTCAAGTGGCAGGCCTGATGAACCAAGCAGATGTAGAGCGCTTTGCTGCAGGAATAGAACTGAAAGACTTCACCTGTCAGCCAGCTCAGCTCAAGATTTTAGAGCTGGACGAGGCAAAAGAGACTTCTCTCGTAGAAATTACTCTAGCTGAAGGAAAATTTCACCAGGTCAAGCGCATGGTGGCTGCCTGCGGAAAAGAAGTTACGGATCTTCAGCGTCTCACGATGGGGCCCCTACAGTTGGATCCCGCACTAGCTCTTGGAGAATGGCGGAGGCTGACCGAGATAGAAATGCTTTCTTTAGAAATCTTTGGGGTTGAATTGTAA
- the rpsO gene encoding 30S ribosomal protein S15 → MAISKEKKNEIIAQYARHEGDTGSVEVQVAVLTWEINHLNDHIKQHKKDHATYRGLMKKIGRRRNLLAYLRKNDVNRYRELINSLGLRR, encoded by the coding sequence ATGGCAATCTCAAAAGAGAAAAAAAATGAAATCATTGCACAATACGCACGTCACGAAGGTGACACTGGTTCAGTAGAGGTACAAGTTGCTGTCCTTACTTGGGAAATCAACCACCTCAACGACCACATCAAACAACACAAAAAAGACCACGCTACTTACCGTGGCTTGATGAAGAAAATCGGTCGCCGTCGTAACCTCTTGGCTTACCTTCGTAAGAACGACGTTAACCGTTACCGTGAGTTGATCAACTCTCTTGGACTTCGTCGCTAA